A genome region from Impatiens glandulifera unplaced genomic scaffold, dImpGla2.1, whole genome shotgun sequence includes the following:
- the LOC124917913 gene encoding keratin, type I cytoskeletal 9-like gives MDLSDDVAADKDEQVAAHLIELGSFSAEENQVIEEPVHDLVTQEEEVVKSPPVRIEGSQEKEAEVSQSEVVRSEGELSKDKEAESSSSSEGEQDKNAQTFKPLSFPNINAANVYENILNPYHSSENLLKRINSPIQTIEADSQDNSSNEGSIHSFAVENPTGSSADGTRLMKSMSTLLSTLQNNVAMMQYNMTKIMKAQKEEKKNLADLVKNHNELELTLKKKTYAVEVSNTNFGRLEKKLFSRQSEGMSFERQINLDNQREVIEAMGLIQNSLVEIQGSIRRTDAERLEYIDSIARKFQAEENAKADAEKEQNTITQGNAFRERRGDGVATDTKSKRMPKNDENPRPTKSGGGRSGGDRGGRSSSDRGGRNTGDRGGRSGSVQGGRSTGSDRGGRTGGSSRGGRGLPLFQNLLTGEGMSVEGFTYPIDPRVKREDQ, from the exons ATGGACTTATCTGATGATGTTGCTGCAGATAAAGATGAGCAAGTTGCTGCTCATCTAATTGAACTTGGAAGTTTTTCTGCAGAAGAAAATC AAGTTATTGAAGAGCCTGTTCATGATCTTGtaactcaagaagaagaagtggtAAAATCCCCTCCTGTCAGAATAGAGGGATCTCAAGAAAAAGAGGCTGAAGTCAGTCAGTCTGAGGTTGTCAGATCAGAGGGGGAActctcaaaagataaagaagcTGAGAgtagttcctcatctgagggggaacaagacaAAAATGCTCAAACTTTCAAGCCTCTATCATTTCCCAATATCAATGCTGCTAATGTTTATGAGAACATTCTTAATCCTTATCACAGTTCAGAGAACTTGCTCAAAAGAATTAACAG TCCAATTCAGACCATTGAAGCAGATTCGCAAGATAACTCATCCAATGAAGGATct atccatagttttgctgttgaaAACCCAACAGGATCTTCAGCTGACGGTACAAGGCTCATGAAGTCGATGTCAACATTGTTGTCAACGCTCCAGAACAATGTGGCAATGATGCAATATAACATGACGAAAATTATGAAGGCCCAGaaggaagaaaagaagaatCTTGCTGATCTTGTTAAAAACCATAATGAGTTGGAGCTAACATTGAAGAAAAAGACGTACGCGGTTGAAGTTTCCAATACGAATTTTGGAAGGTTAGAAAAGAAACTCTTCAGTCGACAATCTGAAGGGATGAGCTTTGAAAGACAGATCAATCTTGATAATCAAAGAGAGGTTATAGAAGCAATGGGCTTGATTCAAAATTCGCTTGTTGAAATTCAAGGCAGTATAAGAAGAACAGATGCTGAAAGACTAGAGTATAttgactccattgcaaggaaatttcaagctGAAGAGAATGCGAAAGCTGATGCTGAGAAAGAACAAAATACCATCACTCAGGGCAATGCTTTTAGAGAAAGAAGAGGTGACGGTGTAGCAACTGACACCAAATCTAAGAGAATGCCAAAAAATGATGAAAACCCAAGGCCAACTAAAAGTGGCGGAGGACGAAGCGGCGGTGATCGTGGAGGCCGAAGCAGCAGTGATCGCGGAGGTCGTAATACTGGTGATCGCGGAGGTCGTAGTGGTAGTGTTCAAGGAGGCAGAAGTACTGGAAGCGATCGTGGTGGGCGAACTGGTGGAAGTAGTCGTGGTGGACGCGGTCTTCCTCTGTTCCAAAACCTGCTAACTGGTGAAGGGATGAGTGTTGAAGGATTCACCTATCCAATtgatcctcgagtgaaaagaGAAGATCAATAA